The Rhodocytophaga rosea genome has a segment encoding these proteins:
- a CDS encoding type II toxin-antitoxin system HicA family toxin — MKATVLIQYLQQNGWQEIRQQGIHHILQHPTHPNLISVPDLGEQFLSPEMINDITREAGLTGRVFKIRWSPAGMLQLIKNLMGLTR, encoded by the coding sequence ATGAAAGCCACAGTTCTTATTCAATACCTGCAGCAAAACGGCTGGCAGGAAATTCGTCAGCAAGGGATACACCACATTTTACAGCATCCTACTCATCCTAACCTTATATCCGTGCCAGATTTAGGCGAACAATTTTTAAGCCCCGAAATGATTAACGATATTACCCGTGAGGCAGGTTTAACAGGAAGAGTATTTAAAATCCGGTGGAGCCCGGCAGGCATGCTGCAGCTAATCAAAAATTTAATGGGTTTAACCAGATAA
- a CDS encoding DUF5686 and carboxypeptidase-like regulatory domain-containing protein encodes MKLHTLINQLLFFIGLLLFPLSLFAQNIQIKGRVTDAETGDAMPFVNVYFKSTTTGITTDFDGYYTISVSKVPSDSLLASYIGYITRAKSVSKTQANQTIDFQLSTDNVKLDEVVVYAGENPAFPIMRNVIKNKDINDKKSLTAYEFESYNKIELDIDQISEKFRQRKFMQQITSVMDSIERIAGEDGKPILPIFISESISNYYYRQTPQKKREHILKTKLTGIGIQDGSLVSQLIGSSFQEYNFYNNWLNIVEKDFVSPIADGWKTYYEYILVDSLYVGEHWCYRMDITPKRVQDLAFTGTIWIDSKSYALKQIDVSIGKGANLNFVEKIKIQQELAPTISQAWLPVRTRVLIDIAEIKDQTPGMLAKFYTSNKNFKINQPHDLKFYEVPLEVEEDSRMAEKGYWETNRHDSLTPTEQNVYVMIDSIRNMPVVKSYIEIVNIVVNGYKKVGKVDIGPYVLAYNFNEVEGHRIRLGFKTNIDFSKKWVIKAYAAYGTKDTRLKYSAEVQHILSRKPWSFIGLKRTSDLEQVGLLTEDIYDNTLFLASSRFGTLRRPFIYTENTLYAQTDVRKGFTQRIKLHQQHFDPLFDFAFYKQPEDTDNSPILRSYKSSEIIIESRFTKDELFLQNDNERISLGTTKPVITLQYTLGLKGVLGGDFDYQKFNIMATQNLRLGYLGRSTYIINAGYIPSRLPYPLLRTHLGNQTFFYNSQSFNLMNYFEFVSDKYASLNYQHNFEGLFFNRIPLMRKLKWRFVATANVLYGSLRNENRTLYPTTDPDGNPVDDNFSSLGNIPYVEVGYGIENIFKFIRIDAIHRLTYKDRPGIRTFGVKVSTQFKL; translated from the coding sequence GTGAAGCTTCATACACTTATAAATCAGCTACTATTTTTTATTGGATTATTGCTATTCCCATTGAGTTTGTTTGCCCAGAACATTCAGATCAAGGGAAGGGTAACAGATGCGGAAACAGGAGATGCTATGCCTTTTGTAAACGTATATTTTAAAAGTACAACCACTGGTATCACCACCGATTTTGATGGGTATTATACTATTTCCGTTTCCAAGGTTCCATCCGACTCCCTGCTGGCTTCATATATTGGATACATCACCCGGGCAAAATCTGTAAGTAAAACACAGGCAAACCAGACCATTGACTTTCAGCTATCCACCGACAATGTTAAACTCGATGAAGTAGTTGTATATGCCGGAGAAAATCCGGCTTTCCCTATCATGCGGAACGTAATTAAAAATAAAGATATCAATGATAAAAAGTCATTGACCGCCTATGAATTTGAAAGCTATAACAAAATAGAACTTGATATTGACCAGATTTCTGAAAAATTCCGGCAGCGCAAATTTATGCAGCAGATCACTTCTGTTATGGATAGTATCGAACGTATCGCTGGGGAAGATGGAAAACCTATTTTACCTATATTCATTTCAGAATCTATTTCCAACTATTATTACCGCCAGACGCCCCAGAAAAAGCGGGAACACATTCTCAAAACCAAACTTACAGGCATTGGTATACAAGATGGAAGTCTCGTTTCGCAGCTCATCGGCTCGAGTTTTCAGGAATATAATTTTTATAATAACTGGCTCAATATTGTAGAAAAAGACTTTGTTTCTCCCATTGCCGACGGATGGAAAACCTATTACGAATATATTCTGGTAGATAGCCTGTATGTAGGCGAACACTGGTGCTATCGCATGGATATTACCCCCAAACGGGTGCAAGACCTGGCATTTACTGGAACCATCTGGATCGACAGTAAAAGTTATGCGCTCAAGCAGATTGATGTCAGCATTGGAAAAGGAGCCAACCTGAATTTTGTAGAAAAAATAAAAATACAGCAGGAACTCGCTCCCACTATTTCGCAGGCATGGCTCCCGGTACGTACCAGGGTATTGATAGATATTGCAGAAATTAAAGACCAGACACCTGGTATGCTGGCAAAGTTTTACACTTCCAATAAAAACTTTAAAATCAACCAGCCACATGACCTCAAGTTTTATGAAGTTCCACTGGAAGTAGAAGAAGATTCGAGAATGGCTGAAAAAGGCTATTGGGAAACCAACCGCCACGATTCACTTACTCCTACGGAACAAAATGTATATGTCATGATCGATTCTATCCGCAATATGCCGGTCGTAAAGTCATACATCGAGATTGTAAATATTGTGGTAAATGGCTATAAAAAGGTAGGAAAAGTAGATATAGGCCCGTATGTACTGGCGTATAACTTTAATGAAGTAGAAGGGCACCGGATTCGGCTGGGATTTAAAACCAATATTGATTTTAGTAAAAAGTGGGTAATTAAAGCCTATGCTGCCTATGGTACCAAAGATACCAGGCTCAAATACAGTGCAGAAGTGCAGCATATTTTATCGCGTAAGCCCTGGAGTTTTATTGGCCTCAAACGGACCTCAGACCTGGAACAGGTAGGCTTGCTTACAGAAGATATTTATGATAATACGCTATTCCTCGCATCTTCCAGATTTGGAACGCTCAGGCGGCCATTTATTTATACAGAAAACACCCTGTACGCACAAACGGATGTACGGAAAGGTTTTACCCAGCGGATTAAATTACATCAGCAGCACTTTGATCCCTTGTTTGATTTTGCTTTTTACAAGCAACCGGAAGATACAGACAATTCCCCCATTTTACGCAGTTACAAGAGTTCAGAAATTATCATTGAGTCCAGGTTTACTAAAGATGAACTATTTCTGCAAAACGACAATGAACGAATCAGCCTGGGTACAACCAAGCCTGTTATTACCCTGCAATATACTTTAGGATTGAAAGGTGTATTAGGAGGTGATTTTGATTATCAGAAATTTAACATCATGGCTACCCAGAATCTTAGACTTGGATACCTGGGCCGCTCCACCTATATCATTAATGCCGGATATATTCCTTCCCGGCTCCCCTATCCCCTTCTACGTACCCACCTCGGCAACCAGACTTTTTTTTATAATTCCCAGTCTTTCAACCTGATGAATTACTTTGAGTTTGTCAGTGATAAGTATGCTTCATTGAATTACCAGCATAACTTTGAAGGATTGTTTTTCAACCGTATTCCATTAATGCGAAAATTGAAGTGGCGGTTTGTGGCTACAGCCAATGTACTCTATGGCAGCCTGCGGAACGAAAATAGGACCCTATACCCTACTACTGATCCGGATGGAAATCCGGTTGATGACAATTTTAGCTCACTGGGAAATATACCTTATGTAGAAGTGGGTTACGGAATTGAAAACATTTTCAAATTTATACGTATAGATGCTATACACAGGCTTACTTATAAAGACAGGCCTGGTATACGTACTTTTGGGGTAAAAGTCTCTACCCAATTTAAATTATAA
- a CDS encoding CRTAC1 family protein, giving the protein MRLSHYLIICLGILFSTCKPGVKQQEKSGMVALLEQTARESFYVPANIYASKTRIAHFDSLYKVSSPLERNKFRFLQAESCLFGGKTEQSIQILEELLQIRDKNRFVEGLEPHQEEQLTTLLALSYLRLGEQQNCITNHTSASCIIPIAPAGFHQLPEGSRKATELYQKILENNSHDYSSRWLLNVAYMTLGEYPTKVPERWLIPPKAFASEYPLQSFQEIAPNLGLDDNRLAGGSVVDDFNGDHYLDILITSWAASHQMRLFINNRNGTFSEKTKEAGLTGITGGLNMVQADYNNDGFTDVFVLRGAWLETLGKHPNSLLRNNGNGTFTDVTEEAGILSFHPTQTGVWQDFNKDGWVDLFIGNESSGEDNIHPCELFLNNRDGTFTEVAKRAGVQVSTDGELYYVKGVTAGDYDNDGWPDLYLSALDDRNPNILFKNTGLSRDSIPQFVNVSQAAGLGENISSFPTWFWDYDNDGWLDLFVAGFQRSVFWESITKDVAAEYLGLPFGAETARLYHNNADGTFSDVSEQVGLKKITYAMGANFGDFDNDGFLDMYLATGEVNFASIIPNKAFRNQNGTKFQDVTTAGGFGHLQKGHAVSFADLDNDGDQDIYAVMGGAYEGDIFRNALFENPYQNTNNWITIQLKGTTSNAAGIGGRIKLTLQNNGKTRTIHRDLNSGGSFGCSPLRAQIGLGTADTIRKIEVTWPSSKTTQVLENIAANQFIVIEEKKKGFKQLNLQAFKFATSAGFLLHNPIPIDWFHFIHPKFCIIRT; this is encoded by the coding sequence ATGCGCTTATCCCACTATCTCATTATCTGCTTAGGAATTCTCTTCAGTACCTGCAAGCCCGGAGTTAAACAGCAGGAAAAATCAGGCATGGTAGCACTGCTGGAACAAACAGCCAGAGAATCATTTTATGTGCCTGCTAATATATATGCCAGCAAAACCAGAATAGCACATTTCGATAGCTTATATAAAGTTTCTTCTCCCTTGGAACGGAATAAATTCAGGTTTTTACAGGCAGAATCTTGTTTGTTTGGTGGAAAAACCGAACAATCCATCCAAATTCTGGAAGAACTGTTACAGATCCGTGACAAAAACCGATTCGTAGAAGGTCTTGAACCTCATCAGGAAGAACAGCTTACTACCCTCCTTGCCTTATCCTACCTGCGGCTAGGCGAACAGCAAAATTGCATTACAAACCATACTTCTGCTTCCTGCATTATACCGATTGCCCCGGCTGGTTTTCATCAATTACCGGAAGGTTCCAGAAAGGCAACAGAACTTTACCAGAAAATCCTCGAAAATAACAGCCATGATTATAGCAGCCGCTGGCTACTTAATGTTGCCTATATGACCCTCGGCGAATACCCAACAAAAGTTCCGGAACGCTGGCTGATTCCGCCCAAAGCTTTTGCCTCAGAATATCCGCTCCAGTCCTTTCAGGAGATTGCCCCAAACCTTGGCCTGGATGATAACCGGCTGGCTGGCGGAAGTGTGGTAGATGATTTTAATGGTGATCATTACCTGGATATTCTGATTACCAGCTGGGCAGCTAGTCATCAGATGCGGCTCTTTATCAATAACCGCAATGGCACCTTCTCAGAAAAAACAAAGGAAGCCGGACTTACCGGCATTACCGGAGGCTTGAATATGGTGCAGGCTGATTATAATAACGATGGATTTACAGATGTATTCGTATTGAGAGGTGCCTGGCTTGAAACCTTGGGAAAACACCCAAATTCCCTGCTCCGCAACAATGGCAATGGCACTTTCACTGATGTGACAGAAGAGGCCGGTATTCTTTCTTTTCATCCCACCCAAACAGGTGTCTGGCAGGATTTTAATAAAGATGGCTGGGTAGATCTGTTTATTGGCAACGAAAGCTCCGGAGAAGACAATATTCATCCCTGCGAATTATTCTTAAACAATCGGGACGGAACTTTCACTGAAGTAGCCAAACGGGCTGGAGTACAAGTAAGCACAGATGGAGAACTATATTATGTAAAAGGAGTTACTGCCGGGGATTATGACAATGATGGCTGGCCAGACCTGTATCTTTCTGCCCTCGACGACCGCAACCCAAATATTTTATTCAAGAATACTGGTTTAAGTCGTGATAGTATTCCGCAGTTTGTGAATGTGAGTCAGGCTGCAGGTTTGGGTGAGAATATTTCCTCTTTTCCTACCTGGTTCTGGGATTATGACAATGATGGCTGGCTGGATTTGTTTGTAGCTGGCTTCCAACGGAGTGTGTTCTGGGAAAGTATTACCAAAGATGTGGCAGCAGAATACCTGGGTTTGCCTTTTGGTGCAGAAACTGCCAGGCTGTACCACAACAATGCTGATGGAACGTTTTCAGACGTATCTGAGCAGGTCGGTTTAAAGAAGATAACCTATGCCATGGGTGCGAATTTTGGCGATTTTGACAACGACGGTTTTCTGGATATGTACCTGGCTACCGGAGAAGTGAATTTTGCTTCTATTATTCCCAATAAAGCTTTCCGAAATCAAAATGGCACAAAATTTCAGGATGTAACCACAGCCGGAGGGTTCGGACACTTGCAGAAAGGGCATGCTGTTTCCTTTGCCGATCTGGATAACGATGGCGACCAGGATATTTATGCGGTAATGGGAGGAGCCTATGAAGGAGATATTTTCCGCAATGCACTGTTTGAAAATCCTTACCAGAATACCAATAACTGGATTACCATTCAGCTCAAAGGTACTACTTCCAATGCTGCCGGAATTGGTGGCCGGATTAAACTTACCCTCCAAAACAATGGAAAAACACGCACTATCCACCGGGATTTGAATTCAGGCGGAAGTTTTGGCTGTTCTCCCCTGCGTGCTCAGATCGGATTAGGTACAGCAGATACGATCAGGAAAATTGAGGTCACCTGGCCTTCTTCCAAAACTACACAAGTACTGGAAAACATAGCTGCCAATCAGTTTATTGTAATTGAAGAAAAGAAAAAAGGCTTCAAACAACTGAATTTACAAGCATTTAAATTTGCCACCTCAGCAGGTTTTCTGCTTCACAATCCCATACCCATTGATTGGTTTCATTTTATACATCCAAAGTTCTGTATTATCCGTACATGA
- a CDS encoding endonuclease/exonuclease/phosphatase family protein: MKLALEIAGCLMIAFTFLPMIRTTKWWIRILDFPRFQIAIIITAILLLYLITYRLESSLEYVFVVALIGCWILQARYIYPFTFLSPKPAKRCTEPDPENTIRLMISNIKMSNKNTGKFLEIVKQNKPDMLLVNEPNNWWAEHLSELDKDYPYSVKKPLENTYGMMLFSKLEFIKANVQFLLESDIPSIHTILKLRSGEEIEFCGVHPQPPTIGSDTDKREAELLVVGKSVKESKRASIVAGDLNDVGWSHTTKLFERISGLLDPRIGRGFFNTYNVFVPFFRYPLDHVFYDPRFKLSKLERLPKFGSDHFPILIELVYKPEEKHEQQPKKADHEDKKEAAELIEKGMES, translated from the coding sequence ATGAAACTTGCTCTGGAAATCGCTGGGTGCCTGATGATTGCGTTTACATTTCTTCCCATGATCCGTACTACAAAATGGTGGATCAGAATACTTGACTTTCCCCGGTTTCAAATAGCGATAATCATTACGGCAATACTCCTGCTTTATCTGATTACGTATCGCCTTGAGTCATCCCTTGAATATGTATTTGTAGTTGCTTTAATAGGCTGCTGGATACTACAAGCCCGGTATATTTATCCTTTTACCTTTCTCTCTCCCAAACCTGCCAAACGTTGCACAGAGCCTGATCCGGAAAATACAATCCGGCTGATGATCTCCAATATAAAGATGAGCAATAAGAATACTGGAAAATTTCTGGAGATTGTAAAGCAAAACAAACCAGATATGCTGCTGGTAAATGAACCTAATAACTGGTGGGCAGAGCATCTGTCTGAACTGGATAAAGACTATCCTTATTCTGTAAAAAAGCCCCTGGAGAACACCTATGGTATGATGCTGTTTTCTAAACTGGAGTTTATAAAAGCCAATGTGCAGTTTCTGCTGGAAAGTGATATTCCATCTATTCATACCATCTTAAAATTACGTTCCGGGGAGGAAATAGAATTTTGCGGTGTACATCCCCAGCCTCCTACCATTGGCTCAGATACTGATAAACGTGAAGCCGAACTTTTAGTGGTGGGTAAATCGGTAAAAGAGTCAAAACGGGCAAGTATTGTTGCCGGAGATTTGAATGATGTGGGCTGGTCGCATACGACGAAGCTTTTTGAGCGCATCAGTGGATTACTTGACCCCAGGATCGGCAGAGGATTCTTCAATACATACAATGTATTTGTGCCTTTTTTCCGCTATCCTCTGGACCATGTTTTTTACGATCCCCGGTTTAAATTGTCGAAACTTGAACGGCTGCCAAAATTTGGCTCCGACCATTTCCCAATTTTGATTGAGCTGGTATATAAACCTGAAGAAAAACATGAACAGCAACCAAAAAAAGCCGATCATGAGGATAAAAAAGAAGCAGCCGAACTTATCGAAAAAGGAATGGAAAGCTGA
- a CDS encoding sensor histidine kinase, producing MKASFLNFWLIILCLTAACRSNDSFQKPPIAIKGILDLRTWDFARQGSLTLDGEWEFYWKKLYTPVDFLQAHTDSVHWVQVPKSWNAYQLNNKDITGEGFATYRLRMVLNKPSSGNFSIRVPLTYTASRMWVNGRLMYESGTVSEEYSTTLPQYKPEIIDFIPDQEQVELVIQVSNFHYSDGGLRQPIQVGLESDIRDRRLKAIAAEFWLEGSILIMAFYHLGLFLIRKRDLSTLWFSIFCMLVALRIFITGEYTINLFFGPNWWFLIRVEYLTFFLGTAAFTLFLYTVFEAVFSKQVVRVVCGVVALFTLMVLFSSPIFFSSMLIHFQLFTVLIAIYGFYVIIGACVFHLEGSYAFLLGYLVFIATFFNDLLYSHKIVHTGYYISLGLFVFIFSQAFLLTRRFSIAFAELEKANQKLSEANILTKEQNENLWQLNAELDSFVYRTSHDLRAPIASVMGLINIAKQENDLTQIRYYLSLKEKSLKKLDGVIRDIIDYSKNKSLDLEITPIDFETQVAEVFANHDYMENAGRIHKSIESMGQDVFYSDSRRIDIILNNLISNAIRYFNPYQEQPFIKIKVTTDAKKAQIEVSDNGLGIAKEYQNKIFDMFFRVSNHGGGSGMGLYVVKETIYKLGGEIAIESEANKGTIFRVTLPNVKPPDSIS from the coding sequence ATGAAAGCCAGCTTCCTGAATTTTTGGTTAATAATTTTGTGTCTGACCGCTGCATGTCGCTCAAATGATTCTTTCCAGAAGCCACCTATAGCCATCAAAGGTATACTGGACCTGCGTACCTGGGATTTTGCCCGGCAAGGGTCGCTTACACTGGATGGTGAATGGGAGTTTTACTGGAAAAAGCTATATACCCCTGTAGATTTCCTGCAAGCCCATACAGATTCGGTACATTGGGTGCAGGTACCCAAATCATGGAATGCGTATCAGTTAAATAACAAAGATATTACCGGCGAAGGGTTTGCTACCTACCGGTTACGAATGGTGTTGAATAAACCTTCTTCAGGTAATTTTTCAATACGTGTACCATTAACCTATACAGCATCCAGAATGTGGGTAAATGGCCGGCTAATGTATGAATCGGGAACGGTCAGCGAAGAATATTCTACAACGCTGCCGCAGTATAAACCGGAAATAATTGATTTTATACCGGATCAGGAGCAAGTTGAACTTGTAATTCAGGTTTCTAACTTTCATTACAGCGATGGAGGACTCAGGCAGCCTATACAAGTGGGACTTGAATCCGACATTAGAGACAGGCGGTTGAAAGCAATTGCCGCAGAATTCTGGTTAGAGGGGAGTATTTTAATTATGGCCTTTTATCACCTGGGTCTTTTTCTTATCCGCAAACGTGATCTTTCTACACTCTGGTTCAGTATTTTTTGTATGCTGGTGGCCCTGCGTATTTTTATAACCGGTGAGTACACGATTAATCTGTTTTTTGGACCGAACTGGTGGTTTTTGATCCGGGTGGAGTATCTTACTTTTTTTCTGGGTACAGCTGCATTTACTTTATTCCTTTACACTGTTTTTGAAGCAGTATTTAGTAAGCAAGTGGTTCGTGTGGTGTGTGGAGTAGTGGCTTTATTTACCCTGATGGTGCTGTTTTCTTCACCAATATTTTTTTCATCGATGCTTATCCACTTTCAACTGTTTACGGTGCTGATTGCTATCTATGGATTTTATGTGATCATCGGGGCTTGTGTATTTCATCTGGAAGGGAGTTATGCATTTCTGCTGGGATACCTGGTTTTTATTGCCACTTTTTTTAATGACCTGCTGTATTCTCACAAAATTGTTCATACCGGCTATTACATTTCACTTGGACTCTTTGTGTTCATTTTCTCACAGGCTTTTCTGCTGACCAGGCGCTTTTCTATTGCATTTGCTGAGCTGGAAAAGGCCAATCAAAAACTGTCGGAAGCTAATATCCTTACCAAAGAGCAGAATGAAAACTTATGGCAGTTAAATGCCGAACTGGATAGCTTTGTATATCGTACCTCTCACGATTTACGTGCGCCAATTGCCTCGGTAATGGGACTGATTAATATTGCAAAACAAGAAAATGATCTCACGCAGATCAGGTATTATTTGTCTCTCAAAGAAAAATCGCTTAAAAAGCTGGATGGCGTAATCCGGGATATTATTGATTATTCCAAAAATAAGAGCCTGGATCTGGAAATTACCCCAATTGATTTTGAAACCCAGGTGGCAGAAGTCTTTGCTAACCATGATTATATGGAGAATGCTGGCCGGATTCATAAAAGTATAGAATCTATGGGGCAGGATGTATTTTATAGCGACTCCAGGCGGATAGATATTATTCTCAACAACCTTATTTCTAATGCCATCCGCTACTTTAATCCTTATCAGGAACAGCCATTCATTAAAATAAAAGTGACCACAGATGCTAAGAAGGCGCAAATTGAAGTGAGCGATAATGGATTGGGAATTGCTAAAGAATACCAGAACAAAATTTTTGATATGTTTTTCCGGGTAAGTAACCATGGAGGCGGTTCGGGAATGGGATTGTATGTGGTAAAAGAAACGATTTATAAACTTGGAGGCGAAATAGCTATAGAATCGGAAGCAAACAAGGGAACAATATTTAGGGTTACACTGCCTAATGTGAAACCGCCTGATAGTATTTCATAA
- a CDS encoding RagB/SusD family nutrient uptake outer membrane protein, whose protein sequence is MRNKILLTITTVFVLGSSCNENVLDKDTNPSQLITETFYKNEPQAVAAINSVYAGLQANDLYNREYFFVHDLLSDDCSSGGPQLEAPRGQILNHVFDASNPLVNSVWRGLYRMVHRSNLVIENVPKADDVLVSPALKARIEGEARFLRAWAFFELVSLWGRVPLMTKVASTPGENMGRSASEDEVYAVIFEDLNTAIANLPLNYTGADLGRATKGAAQALAARIHMFRGNYAEARPLLNAVITSGQYSLIPNFLDNFREDNEFNSESVFEVQFTEAFGDAGAWNADGSDIAEVTFRGQEYGPNAWRNVIPSASLVAEFERVANGAAKDDPRRADSFYYIGDKFNNDQNTLTNTDVQGNVNIPSWKKYQMIYKRTTENSRSGINFRVIRYADVLLMMAECENELTGPAAALPYINQVRARTSVAMPAYPTAQYPANTKEEMFRAIVHERRVELGGEQIRNRDIRRWRKQNKLTTEPIAGFQVNKHELLPIPLAEIDNNSQLENSDQNPGY, encoded by the coding sequence ATGAGAAATAAAATATTATTAACGATAACTACCGTTTTTGTTCTCGGTTCGTCCTGTAATGAAAATGTGCTCGATAAAGATACCAATCCTAGTCAACTGATCACTGAAACATTTTATAAGAACGAACCACAGGCGGTGGCTGCTATCAACTCTGTGTATGCAGGCTTGCAAGCAAATGACCTCTACAACCGGGAATACTTCTTCGTACACGACCTGCTTTCTGATGATTGTTCGTCTGGAGGCCCGCAGCTGGAAGCACCCAGAGGGCAGATCCTCAACCACGTATTTGATGCCTCCAATCCACTTGTAAATTCCGTATGGCGGGGTTTATACCGCATGGTACACCGCTCAAACCTGGTAATTGAGAATGTGCCTAAAGCAGATGATGTACTGGTAAGTCCTGCGCTGAAAGCAAGAATCGAGGGAGAAGCCAGATTTCTGCGTGCCTGGGCATTCTTCGAACTGGTGAGTTTGTGGGGAAGAGTGCCGCTCATGACAAAAGTAGCATCCACACCTGGTGAAAATATGGGGCGTTCAGCTTCAGAAGATGAAGTATATGCAGTGATTTTTGAAGACCTGAATACGGCTATAGCCAACCTTCCGCTGAATTATACAGGCGCCGACCTGGGCAGGGCTACCAAAGGAGCGGCACAAGCCCTGGCCGCCAGAATCCATATGTTCAGAGGTAATTATGCAGAAGCGCGTCCCCTGCTCAATGCCGTGATCACTTCTGGCCAGTACAGCCTGATTCCTAATTTTCTGGATAACTTCCGGGAAGACAATGAGTTCAACAGTGAATCAGTATTTGAGGTACAGTTTACCGAAGCCTTTGGCGACGCTGGTGCCTGGAATGCAGATGGCAGTGATATTGCCGAAGTTACTTTCCGTGGCCAGGAATATGGCCCCAATGCCTGGCGGAATGTGATTCCTTCTGCTAGCCTGGTCGCTGAATTTGAAAGGGTTGCCAATGGTGCAGCAAAAGATGATCCCCGCAGGGCAGATTCTTTTTACTACATAGGAGATAAATTTAACAACGACCAGAATACACTGACCAATACGGATGTGCAGGGCAATGTGAATATACCCAGCTGGAAAAAATACCAGATGATTTACAAGCGTACGACCGAAAACTCCCGCTCCGGAATTAACTTCCGGGTAATCCGTTATGCAGATGTACTGCTGATGATGGCAGAATGCGAGAATGAACTTACCGGACCTGCTGCGGCACTTCCCTACATTAACCAGGTGAGAGCCAGAACCAGTGTAGCTATGCCTGCTTATCCAACAGCACAGTATCCTGCGAATACAAAAGAAGAAATGTTCCGGGCGATTGTACACGAAAGACGGGTAGAACTGGGTGGTGAACAAATCCGTAACCGGGATATCCGCCGCTGGAGAAAACAAAATAAGCTTACTACAGAACCTATTGCTGGCTTCCAGGTGAACAAGCATGAATTACTACCGATTCCGCTTGCAGAAATAGATAACAACAGCCAGCTGGAAAACAGTGACCAGAATCCTGGTTACTAA